tattataatttttgtttgAATATTCATCTGATGATAACAATTGTGTAACTTGATTATAATCTTgctttttattattagtattatttatattatactggcatgtattaaatatatgcattacattaattaaattatttgtagtattattaattatagAAGTAACgttataattattgttatccagatttaataacatatcatttactgttttatataatatgttattattagaaatattattatttaaatattctatatttttataataagaatatatatatatttctttacttaataaatcttttaaaggtctaataaataatatatcattatgtCTGAAATCTATATAGGATGTATGTGTAGGTATGTTAATACCATATCCATAgattgtatataaaaaagtttTATTTGCTATATTATTTGCATTATCACCAATAAGAAcataatgaatattttcattatgacaatatgtaaatatattattatatataattaattcatttatatattgaatataataattattttgttttgtttttaaattatgataatttaatataaaagcatctttatatatatcattaataaaatagttattttttattactacaaaatgtattttgtttatttgttttttgtATACACCATTAACAAAACATATGTTTTCTTTAGGCTTTATTATTGtgttttcattttcattctttatatcaattttattaatatttatgtttgatttattttgttcCACATCtaacatattaaatatattcgtaataatatttattaatttatatatataattgatATCATCGTATATATCTACgaaaattatttcattaaAAATCGCATGTTCATTGCTTATATATGAATCACTTTGTCTATTCTTgacattttttaaatattttacaaatGCATACAAAAGGaatgatgaatatatacCTCCAGAAAAAGCAACGgatgttctttttttcttttctttgcagatattaaaatcattgaatattttttcacCTACGGaatttttttccatattattaGGAATAAACTTTTTTGAGTCTGTGCTATTTTTTCCTAGGGTATCTAAATGGCTACTTACAATATCAGagttattatttataacaacaggtttcttatttttattatccccttgttcatttataaaccttttttcattttgtgTATTCAATTCCTCTTTCTcttttacattattttgtattacATGTCGTTTATTAGATTGAttaaattttgttttacttttaaataaacatttttcccttaatgtatttttaaagTTATATTCAACTAACTGTAAAAAACACTCTTTACATGATTTTTCTCTTGTAAAAACTACGgcataattttttttacatttataacataaaggagcaatttttattttttccatatCTCCGTACTTTGTTACTGTATTTTctagatatatattttcttcattcaTTGTAcgcaaaaaaaaaaaaaaaaaaattaaaatttattatggAGAgcaatttatatatgtatatattaatatatttttcattttgttatataaatctacttcattttcaatatatataaaaatatagcattttataagtttttataaaatattcaatTCATTTGAGAATTGCtctatataaataatatatatatatatatatatatatatatatgtataaaatacaATCCGCTGTTTTTATAGAAATGGAAaactaatttttttttttttttttttttttttctcttttttatttttacaaaagATACGgtataaaattaaatatattttatatatatggtaAGTTTTTAATGcacatataattttaagatactctattaattatatttttttaaagaacaaaatatataatatatataataataatttattatatatataatatatatatatattgtattttagctacttcattttaattaaaaattgaTATGAACAGTTCAgatttaatttttttttttttttttcttattaaattattatattttttaatttttttaatatttctatattaatttatagaaaatgaaataatatatacatatatacatacatatatatatatatatatatatatatatatatatatatatattttagtcatttaatttgtttatatgCATACgacatttttaataaaagttaaaataaatttagcaaagtattatattttttaggtatataataaataataattgtaaaAGTCTACAATCCTCATATATTGctatttaaaagaatacatttttaatttttttatgaatataacTTTGAAGACACGTTGATTTAAATTTAGAACAATTTTTCCTTAcgttttattaaatttccatatattaaaatacttcttttaaataaaaaaaaaaaattatatttctatataatggtgttttattttaattagttacaaaaatgaaaaaaaataataatttaaacTTAAAACgtatacaaatatataatgacatatatatatatatcatataacatgtatttattgtttgtataaacaaaaatatttaaattctttttatatggGTTCAAATtctattataatatttaatttttttaaatatagtttttatatctttttctttttttttttttttttttttaaataaatatatatacacataaatataaataaatatatatatatatatatatacattttagttttttttcttatttattcttttttttttcctttcttttttttNNNNNNNNNNNNNNNNNNNNNNNNNNNNNNNNNNNNNNNNNNNNNNNNNNNNNNNNNNNNNNNNNNNNNNNNNNNNNNNNNNNNNNNNNNNNNNNNNNNNATTAGTCAAAACCTTCATCATCACTTCCCTTTTTTGCATCTCCATcttcatcttttttatcatctcctgcatattcattttgatcattttcatcatcatcatcttcatcatcatcttcatcatcgTCTTCATCATCGTCATCATCGTCATCATCATCGTCATCATCATCCTCCTCGTcgtcatcatcatcatcatcatcatcatcatcttcatcatcatcatcatcttcatcatcatcatcatcttcGTCATCATCATCGTCTTCCTTatcatcttcattttcACTAGTATCAACagaaaattttttcatagtatcttcatcatttccttcttcatcttcttcttcatttatatcatcaaCATCATTATtcttcttttcttttttttttcttttatcttttttcAAACTCTCTTTATTCTTTTCACTCGTTAAATTATCAACAACTTCCTCAACATTTTCTGAGGAATCAACAGTGttactattttttttactacccattttttcttttttatgtatacttttgtataatatttttattattcaataatcttatttatttttttcttttttattctttGTAGGTGAGTTCAccatatatacatttttaactatttataagtatacttataaataattataacaaaaattattatatatattatatatatatatataatgttatatgataatatgtttataaaatataaatatataatatatatttctttttttctttattataattattttatatttaatggttttaaaataataaataaatcaaataaaataaattaatagaaatttataaaaaagaattataaaatgattatatattattatatatataaaagcgtaagaataaataaagaataaaatataataaaagaaagtatttatttatatacaataataaaaaaatataaaatatacatatttttatttatacataatatataaatatttatttatatatatataatataataatatatatatgtaaataaatataatattataatatataatttttttttttttttataaaaataaataaaaagaaaaaaaaaagaaaaaaaaaaatttatataaataatgatgtatttttaaaatatataaaattattattaaataataaaataaataaataaatgtatcCAAAAGATGAGAgtcaatatatttattatttcatataaataaaagaaaaaaatgctgctaatttatttttttattatttattatatctttttttaagaaatgtatttttttttaattattatttttcatatatgcatataaatattgttttaatataaaaacatatatataatacaatattatgtatatatataataatataaaaaatatatattatgtaaaatatatataaattgtttgtatatatatatatatataatattatgtacgtatatatatatatatatatatataatatatatttatatatataatattattattttttaataatttatttttataaaaaatatatatttaatattatatatatatatatatatatatataaatacacTTGCTTTGCTactttataatttttatacgttctatttttaagtgtatttttgaattaaagtaaaaaaaaaaatgattgtatattttcttttatttatctataaagttaatataatataatatataaatatatttaaataaaatattagtTTATTTATTCTAAAACGTgtttaaaaagaatatatttataaataattatattataatatataatatatatataatattatatattaaatatatatattttttctctttgtatttattatgattaatattataaaagaaatttaataaaataattttaatttttttaatttttttgcTTTTTCCTTTTTGCCTTTTGATTTTTGCTTTCTGATTTTTGATTTTTgatttttgttttttgttttttgatttatgatttttgattttcgaatataagaaaaatattcttaAGAACAAGAATtctataataaattatagTTTTAagtattttattaattttatgtttataataaatatttattatttaatatatattaaatatatatataaaaaataatattatgtttaaataattatatatttaatggtatgtattcttttttttttttaataaaataatttttttggatataattatataatataataatattaatatatatataagtattcTTTACTTaagatttatatttaatatatatataaacaaataattaaaaatattttgttaacatgaaaacaaattaagtatatatgtatatataataataataatatatatatatatatatatatatatatatttattatatagatatacttaaatgtattaaaaagtaatataataacaatactgttcttctttttttcatgtacttttttttttttttttaatttgtgtacaatgaaaaatatatagttAGTCCaaggaaaataaataataaatatatataataatatatttattaaaataaaagtaataatatttaaatatctcgtaaaaataatatatatgagaATACAactatattatttttttttatcatttgaCAAAATTATTgtccttttttttttttttttctttctttttaaagCTTTAATATAGTTTctcttaaaaaaaaatatatatatatatatatatatatatatattatatttataatattatatgtatataatggaatatgtaatttttttttttttttattaaatccataaagaatatattctataaaatctataattatattacatgaatgcataaaaaaaaagaagggGTACAtggataatatataaatatatttatttctttatggtatcaaaaatttaaatgatatattaaatataccattacattttaaaattataagaattTCATGTGGTTTATTCCAATTTATATGacttcatttattattattagttcacaagaatatatatatatatatatatatatatagatatatttttgtatacGAAAAAATAGACGTActatatgaaataataattttattgttattatattttatttatgcTTTTAAAATTCTTTTCCCTTTGTAATGTATTccaaaaaagaaaaatttaaatgttcgcttttttttttttttttttttttttcttttgggaatataaaaattttcatttcaattcataatatatgataaaataatataatttattttaataaatataattagCATTAAAgtagaatatatttaaaaaataaaatataatattatttaataaaataattatatctttattaatatattttgcttataattttatgggtccaaaagaataaatgatattacaatttttttttcttataaattttatatataataagttaagaaattaaatataaatataaatataaatacatgtatatatatatatatatatatatatatatatatatatatatatatagcaACACATTTAAGAAAAGTATTGCCgtgaagaaataaataagttCGTGgtatgatatataatatatatatttttgaacTCCAAAATATgagaacaaaataaataaaatacaacatatgtattttatgctttacaataaatatctatatatttttttccttttattcttataagTTTTTCAattatttcataaaatagtattaaatatattttattattattcatataaatatacatatatatatatatattatataatatatatatacatgtatttatatttatatttatatttaatttcttaacttattatatataaaatttataagaaaaaaaaattgtaatatcatttattcttttggacccataaaattataagcaaaatatattaataaagatataattattttattaaataatattatattttattttttNNNNNNNNNNNNNNNNNNNNNNNNNNNNNNNNNNNNNNNNNNNNNNNNNNNNNNNNNNNNNNNNNNNNNNNNNNNNNNNNNNNNNNNNNNNNNNNNNNNNTTTGTTTaa
This is a stretch of genomic DNA from Plasmodium reichenowi strain SY57 chromosome 14, whole genome shotgun sequence. It encodes these proteins:
- a CDS encoding hypothetical protein (conserved Plasmodium protein, unknown function), translated to MGSKKNSNTVDSSENVEEVVDNLTSEKNKESLKKDKRKKKEKKNNDVDDINEEEDEEGNDEDTMKKFSVDTSENEDDKEDDDDDEDDDDDEDDDDDEDDDDDDDDDDDEEDDDDDDDDDDDDDEDDDEDDDEDDDDENDQNEYAGDDKKDEDGDAKKGSDDEGFD
- a CDS encoding hypothetical protein (conserved Plasmodium protein, unknown function), yielding MNEENIYLENTVTKYGDMEKIKIAPLCYKCKKNYAVVFTREKSCKECFLQLVEYNFKNTLREKCLFKSKTKFNQSNKRHVIQNNVKEKEELNTQNEKRFINEQGDNKNKKPVVINNNSDIVSSHLDTLGKNSTDSKKFIPNNMEKNSVGEKIFNDFNICKEKKKRTSVAFSGGIYSSFLLYAFVKYLKNVKNRQSDSYISNEHAIFNEIIFVDIYDDINYIYKLINIITNIFNMLDVEQNKSNININKIDIKNENENTIIKPKENICFVNGVYKKQINKIHFVVIKNNYFINDIYKDAFILNYHNLKTKQNNYYIQYINELIIYNNIFTYCHNENIHYVLIGDNANNIANKTFLYTIYGYGINIPTHTSYIDFRHNDILFIRPLKDLLSKEIYIYSYYKNIEYLNNNISNNNILYKTVNDMLLNLDNNNYNVTSIINNTTNNLINVMHIFNTCQYNINNTNNKKQDYNQVTQLLSSDEYSNKNYNNSNISCNITKNMCLICYGNKENMEQKKLIIKLNKVQLDNSKSMKYKDFICSTCLCIFSSNNHFVKLYNCFF